The DNA window CATCGGTATCTTGATCGTTGGTTTTGCGTACGCATGGAAGAAGGGAGCTCTGGAGTGGGATTAGAGAGCAAACTGGGAAGCATGGGCGTGGTCACCACTACGCTGGAACAAGTGGTGAACTGGAGCCGCACGCGCGCCATGTGGCCGATGCTGTTCGGCCTGGCGTGCTGCGCGATCGAAATGATGGCGGCACAAGCTTCGGATTTCGACATGAGCCGCTTCGGAATGGAATTGATGCGTGCCAGCCCGCGCCAGAGTGACTTGATGATCGTCGCCGGGCGCGTTTCGCGTAAAATGGGGCCTGTACTGCGCAGATTGTACGATCAGATGCCGGATCCCAAATGGGTTTTGGCCATGGGCGATTGCTGCTCGTGTGGGGGCGTTTTCAACAACTATGCCATCATTCCCGGCGTGG is part of the Anaerolineales bacterium genome and encodes:
- a CDS encoding NADH-quinone oxidoreductase subunit B is translated as MGLESKLGSMGVVTTTLEQVVNWSRTRAMWPMLFGLACCAIEMMAAQASDFDMSRFGMELMRASPRQSDLMIVAGRVSRKMGPVLRRLYDQMPDPKWVLAMGDCCSCGGVFNNYAIIPGVDEIVPVDIYVAGCPPRPEGLIHGILTLYEKVKSEDVKTWS